The Stomoxys calcitrans chromosome 3, idStoCalc2.1, whole genome shotgun sequence genome includes a region encoding these proteins:
- the LOC106084894 gene encoding uncharacterized protein LOC106084894 isoform X1: MDFFTNISPEVHTALNAKQPTLNPIARPSPLLLSARTLQMDMSKSAASSIISSNLTRESNSSIMRDQRRRQSSVNAVSWNDTISIQHSSNAPRTSTTAEESQCVTMRQQLLHRRHQSLGNAKYTIDDQRSSQKSQNDEAPKRRRSSNLWWAQEEAMRSNARRPYSWGPVGTDIFATDSTSLMYQTAAYMCDLRLLHGQCILWNFF; this comes from the exons ATGGATTTCTTTACGAAcatttcgccagaggtgcatactgcgctAAATGCGAAACAGCCAACTTTG AATCCCATTGCTCGCCCATCGCCCCTTCTACTCTCGGCTAGAACTCTGCAAATGGACATGAGCAAAAGTGCTGCTAGCTCTATCATATCATCGAATTTAACACGTGAAAGTAATTCCTCCATAATGCGTGATCAAAGGCGTCGTCAATCTTCGGTTAATGCTGTATCCTGGAATGACACCATTTCCATACAACATTCTAGCAATGCTCCCAGAACCTCAACAACGGCTGAGGAAAGCCAATGTGTTACCATGCGCCAACAATTGTTGCATAGACGCCATCAAAGTTTAGGCAATGCCAAGTATACCATAGATGATCAACGTTCCTCACAGAAATCCCAAAACGATGAGGCTCCAAAACGCCGTCGCTCTAGCAATTTGTGGTGGGCCCAAGAGGAGGCCATGAGGAGCAATGCACGCCGCCCCTATAGTTGGGGTCCCGTGGGTACGGATATTTTTGCTACGGACTCTACCTCGTTAATGTACCAGACTGCTGCCTACATGTGTGACCTGCGCTTGCTGCATGGACAATGTATTTTATggaatttcttttga
- the LOC106084894 gene encoding uncharacterized protein LOC106084894 isoform X2: MDMSKSAASSIISSNLTRESNSSIMRDQRRRQSSVNAVSWNDTISIQHSSNAPRTSTTAEESQCVTMRQQLLHRRHQSLGNAKYTIDDQRSSQKSQNDEAPKRRRSSNLWWAQEEAMRSNARRPYSWGPVGTDIFATDSTSLMYQTAAYMCDLRLLHGQCILWNFF, translated from the coding sequence ATGGACATGAGCAAAAGTGCTGCTAGCTCTATCATATCATCGAATTTAACACGTGAAAGTAATTCCTCCATAATGCGTGATCAAAGGCGTCGTCAATCTTCGGTTAATGCTGTATCCTGGAATGACACCATTTCCATACAACATTCTAGCAATGCTCCCAGAACCTCAACAACGGCTGAGGAAAGCCAATGTGTTACCATGCGCCAACAATTGTTGCATAGACGCCATCAAAGTTTAGGCAATGCCAAGTATACCATAGATGATCAACGTTCCTCACAGAAATCCCAAAACGATGAGGCTCCAAAACGCCGTCGCTCTAGCAATTTGTGGTGGGCCCAAGAGGAGGCCATGAGGAGCAATGCACGCCGCCCCTATAGTTGGGGTCCCGTGGGTACGGATATTTTTGCTACGGACTCTACCTCGTTAATGTACCAGACTGCTGCCTACATGTGTGACCTGCGCTTGCTGCATGGACAATGTATTTTATggaatttcttttga